Proteins from a genomic interval of Clostridium scatologenes:
- a CDS encoding polysaccharide deacetylase family protein → MDEKIIYLTFDDGPSTNVTNKMLDILKQQNVKATFFVVGYKINGREDILKRMYNEGHSIGLHTYTHEYKKIYASDKDFINEMNETSMEIKKVLNIEPKIIRFPSGSKKHLTKNLLEKLHAQNYKIYDWNLCTSDGINYNIKPNKLYREATQKCINPNKIFLLMHCDANNKSTCNCLESVILYYKNLGYHFKPITPDTPEYYFRVKN, encoded by the coding sequence ATGGATGAAAAAATTATATATTTAACTTTTGATGATGGTCCTAGTACTAATGTAACGAATAAAATGTTAGATATTTTAAAACAACAAAATGTAAAAGCTACTTTTTTTGTGGTTGGCTACAAAATAAATGGTCGAGAAGATATTTTAAAAAGAATGTATAACGAAGGTCACAGCATAGGATTACATACATATACTCATGAATATAAAAAGATTTATGCAAGTGATAAAGATTTTATAAACGAAATGAATGAAACTTCTATGGAAATAAAAAAAGTACTTAATATAGAACCTAAAATAATAAGATTTCCTTCTGGAAGTAAAAAGCACTTAACTAAAAATCTTCTAGAAAAATTACATGCACAAAATTATAAAATATATGATTGGAACTTATGTACTTCTGATGGCATTAATTATAATATTAAACCAAATAAATTATATAGAGAAGCTACACAGAAATGTATTAATCCTAATAAAATATTTTTACTCATGCACTGTGATGCAAACAATAAAAGCACCTGTAATTGCTTAGAATCTGTAATACTATACTACAAAAATTTAGGCTATCATTTTAAACCTATTACTCCAGATACACCTGAATACTATTTTAGAGTAAAAAATTAA